DNA from Thermodesulforhabdaceae bacterium:
CCTGCGGATGCTCGAACTGCTTTAGGATGAAATGGGTGAGCCCCCTCTTTGAGAATGATCACATTATGAACGCCAAAGGCGGCTGCTGATCGAATGGCTGAACCGATGTTTTCAGGATCCTGAAAGGGAAGTAGAATCCAGCATCCTTTATACGGAAATCCTTCGGTCGGATTCCATTTGGGAATTAGGGGAATGTTGCATAGAGCGAAGGGATAGCCGGTATTGAACATATCGAGTTCGGCAAAGAGAGGTTTTGTGAGAACATACCAATGTCGAATTGATTCGAGAAAGGCATCATAAGGTGATGCTAAAAAACTGGCGGGGGCGATGATGGCTTTTACTAGGTCTGGTTTTGTAGAGAGAATTTCTTTTAGGATTTTTTTTCCGAATACAAGGGTTTCACCCGCTTTTTTGACTCCTCGCCCGGAAAGAAGGCTTAGCAGATGGCGAAATGTTTCGTTCCTGGTGGATTGAATGGTAGTGATTTGGATCGAAGAAAGTTCTTTTTTCATCCTTCCTGGCCTATTTTTTACGAAGACAACCACTTGCTCGCTCTCTATAAACCTTCAGGACTTTTAACTCAAGAAGATAGTTCTGAAGAACTCAGTCTTTATAGTCTGGCTAAGTTGTGGATCAAGGAGACTTACGCAAAGCCTGGTAATGTTTTTCTTGGTTTGGTTCAAAGACTTGATCGTGCTGCCGCAGGAATTATAGTTTTTGCCAAAACATCGAAGGCTGCTTCCCGTCTTGCAAAGCAGTTTCGGGATCATGTGGTAGAGAAGGTATATCTTGCTGTGGTAGAAGGACTTGTGGAAAAGGATACGGATACGCTGATTCATTACGTAGAACCCGGCAGAACCAAAACCTTGATTACCCAATTTCCAGGTCGTGAAGCCAAATTGACCTACAAAGTGCTTGCCCGTTCTTATCGGCTTAAAAGAACTCTTCTTGAAGTAAATCTTTATACCGGAAGGAAGCATCAAATAAGAGTTCAGCTAAGTTCCATTGGTCACCCTTTGCTTGGGGATTATCTGTAT
Protein-coding regions in this window:
- a CDS encoding RNA methyltransferase, with product MKKELSSIQITTIQSTRNETFRHLLSLLSGRGVKKAGETLVFGKKILKEILSTKPDLVKAIIAPASFLASPYDAFLESIRHWYVLTKPLFAELDMFNTGYPFALCNIPLIPKWNPTEGFPYKGCWILLPFQDPENIGSAIRSAAAFGVHNVIILKEGAHPFHPKAVRASAGAVFRIRVHSGPSIEELPDSLPIIPLDASGIKQIEDVRFPKTFGILPGIEGPGLPDRWKTRAVRIPITNAVESLNGSVALSIALYIWSRSIPVRE
- a CDS encoding RNA pseudouridine synthase, with the translated sequence MDRRKFFFHPSWPIFYEDNHLLALYKPSGLLTQEDSSEELSLYSLAKLWIKETYAKPGNVFLGLVQRLDRAAAGIIVFAKTSKAASRLAKQFRDHVVEKVYLAVVEGLVEKDTDTLIHYVEPGRTKTLITQFPGREAKLTYKVLARSYRLKRTLLEVNLYTGRKHQIRVQLSSIGHPLLGDYLYGSSFKFPKGALALLAYRITFLHPTQKIPITLTSPVPTSWPWEGNLSKSKSLFWLWDEIKDHLDLPAGM